The following coding sequences are from one Natrarchaeobius halalkaliphilus window:
- a CDS encoding XdhC family protein, whose amino-acid sequence MDTDELDPWSATTAELYRTLRARLDGDDPAVLATIVDVDGSAYRRQGAKMIVVPGDDSYGSITAGCLEGPVVDLANAVLDEGRARVETFDLMNGDEWGLGLGCNGVIDILLEPLDNNFGVALDALANDQPVTVLTAVESSDGNVTVGDRTVLDSDLSSLGDADRNRLPSELVSNESDVVESLRESASSKAVQLETSAGTVSVFVDHLEPVPELLLFGNQNDVHPVARIGREAGFRVVVASSRGSRSDGSDFPYATRVVSTHPTEIDEAVRAPENTYAVLMSHNFLDDRLALETLLEGTSVPYVGLMGPRKRFEEMQTEFEQEGVQLSQSQLERVSTPVGLDLGSDEPIQIALSIVSETLAVHNDRNGGRLKCREGPIHERVTTP is encoded by the coding sequence ATGGACACCGACGAACTCGATCCGTGGAGCGCGACGACTGCGGAGCTGTATCGCACGCTTCGCGCCCGATTGGACGGCGACGATCCCGCGGTGCTGGCCACGATCGTCGACGTCGACGGCTCGGCGTATCGTCGACAGGGTGCGAAAATGATCGTCGTTCCCGGCGACGACAGCTACGGCTCGATCACGGCCGGTTGTCTGGAAGGCCCAGTCGTCGATCTGGCGAACGCCGTGTTAGACGAGGGACGTGCCCGCGTCGAGACGTTCGACCTCATGAACGGCGACGAGTGGGGCCTCGGCCTCGGCTGTAACGGCGTGATCGACATCCTGCTCGAGCCCCTCGACAACAACTTCGGCGTCGCGCTCGACGCGCTCGCGAACGATCAGCCGGTGACGGTTCTCACGGCGGTCGAATCGTCCGATGGGAACGTAACGGTTGGCGATCGAACGGTTCTCGACTCCGATCTCTCGTCCCTCGGCGACGCCGACCGGAATCGACTTCCGTCCGAACTCGTCTCGAACGAGTCGGACGTCGTCGAGTCGCTTCGCGAGTCTGCGAGCTCCAAGGCGGTACAGCTCGAGACGTCTGCCGGAACCGTATCGGTATTCGTCGATCACCTGGAGCCGGTTCCCGAACTGTTACTCTTTGGCAATCAGAACGACGTTCATCCGGTTGCGCGGATCGGCCGAGAAGCCGGATTTCGCGTCGTCGTCGCGTCGTCTCGCGGCTCGCGATCGGACGGATCCGACTTCCCGTACGCCACCCGGGTGGTCTCGACGCATCCGACGGAGATCGACGAGGCGGTTCGCGCGCCGGAGAACACGTACGCCGTCCTGATGTCGCACAACTTCCTCGACGATCGGCTGGCGCTCGAAACCCTCCTCGAGGGGACGTCAGTCCCGTACGTCGGCCTCATGGGGCCGCGAAAACGATTCGAGGAAATGCAGACGGAGTTCGAACAGGAGGGCGTGCAGCTGTCCCAATCCCAGCTAGAACGCGTGAGCACCCCCGTCGGTCTCGATCTGGGATCGGACGAGCCGATCCAGATCGCACTCAGTATCGTGAGCGAAACGCTCGCCGTCCACAACGATCGAAACGGCGGCCGATTGAAATGCCGAGAGGGTCCGATCCACGAACGCGTGACGACGCCGTAG
- a CDS encoding NAD-dependent succinate-semialdehyde dehydrogenase, which translates to MESVNPTTEETIDSYAEYTDGEVETALEEADRAFADWSQTEIRERQQLLANAAEILRNNKQEYAELITREMGKPVSQAVAEVEKCAWGCEFYAERAIELLQNEVIGTVPEAKAYVRYEPLGVVLAVMPWNYPFWQAFRFAAPTLAAGNVGVLKHASNVPGCALAIEEVFEKAGFPESAFSSLLIGSSKVDDVITNSRVRAVTVTGSEFAGKAVAETAGRELKKTVLELGGSDPFVVLEDAPLESAVETAVTARNQNSGQSCIAAKRFVVVDEVYDEFTDRFVEGVRELEVGDPLDESTDVGPQARAGLMEELHEQVEQSREAGATVVTGGKPLEGDGHFYPPTVLTDVPRDCPAASEETFGPVAAVIRADDAEEAIEIANRTRYGLGGSVWTEDLERGERLAGRIEAGCVFVNEIVKSDPRVPFGGIKDSGYGRELSQQGIHEFVNEKTVWVQE; encoded by the coding sequence ATGGAGAGCGTCAATCCAACTACTGAGGAGACTATCGATAGCTACGCCGAGTACACCGACGGCGAAGTCGAGACCGCCCTGGAGGAGGCGGATCGGGCGTTCGCTGACTGGAGCCAGACGGAGATCCGAGAGCGCCAGCAGCTACTGGCGAACGCGGCTGAGATTCTCCGGAACAACAAGCAGGAGTACGCCGAACTCATCACTCGAGAGATGGGGAAACCCGTCTCGCAGGCGGTCGCGGAGGTCGAAAAGTGTGCCTGGGGGTGCGAGTTCTACGCCGAACGAGCGATCGAGTTGCTCCAGAACGAGGTGATCGGGACGGTTCCCGAGGCCAAAGCGTACGTCCGATACGAGCCGCTGGGAGTCGTTCTGGCCGTCATGCCCTGGAATTATCCGTTCTGGCAGGCGTTTCGGTTCGCGGCCCCGACGCTGGCCGCCGGCAACGTCGGCGTTCTCAAACACGCGTCGAACGTGCCCGGCTGTGCGCTCGCGATCGAAGAAGTGTTCGAAAAAGCCGGATTCCCGGAGAGCGCGTTCTCCTCGCTGCTCATCGGTTCGAGTAAAGTTGACGACGTGATAACGAACTCGAGGGTACGAGCGGTGACGGTAACCGGAAGCGAGTTCGCCGGCAAAGCGGTGGCCGAAACGGCCGGGCGCGAGCTCAAGAAAACCGTCCTCGAGCTGGGTGGCAGCGATCCGTTCGTCGTGCTCGAAGACGCGCCGCTCGAGTCGGCCGTCGAGACGGCGGTAACGGCGAGAAATCAGAACTCCGGCCAGTCGTGTATCGCCGCAAAGCGGTTCGTCGTCGTGGACGAGGTCTACGACGAGTTCACCGATCGGTTCGTGGAGGGAGTTCGGGAACTGGAGGTGGGAGATCCGCTCGACGAATCGACCGACGTCGGACCCCAGGCGAGAGCGGGACTGATGGAGGAGTTACACGAGCAGGTCGAACAGAGTCGAGAAGCCGGTGCGACGGTCGTAACAGGTGGAAAGCCGCTCGAAGGAGACGGTCACTTCTATCCGCCGACGGTCCTGACGGACGTTCCGCGGGACTGTCCGGCGGCGAGTGAAGAAACGTTCGGTCCCGTCGCCGCGGTGATTCGCGCCGACGACGCCGAAGAAGCGATCGAAATCGCGAACCGGACCCGGTACGGACTGGGCGGATCGGTCTGGACGGAGGACCTCGAGCGCGGAGAACGACTGGCCGGTCGAATCGAAGCCGGCTGCGTCTTCGTAAACGAGATCGTCAAATCAGACCCCAGGGTGCCGTTCGGCGGAATCAAAGACTCCGGGTACGGCCGCGAACTGAGCCAGCAGGGGATACACGAGTTCGTGAACGAGAAGACGGTGTGGGTACAGGAATAA
- a CDS encoding (2Fe-2S)-binding protein — protein MIDNTSDRPTQEITLTVNGNEITEEVEPRHKLSDFLRYRADSTDVRVGCEHGACGACTVEVDGKNVKSCMLFAVQADGSDVLTSTGLNEDDGLGPIQEAFHENHALQCGFCTSGFIMATKELLEKNPDPDREEIVDGLSDNICRCTGYVNIIKAVEDAADRMDTVSQATGDD, from the coding sequence ATGATAGACAATACCAGTGATCGGCCTACGCAAGAGATTACTCTCACGGTCAACGGGAACGAAATTACGGAGGAGGTAGAGCCTCGACACAAATTATCGGACTTCTTGAGATATCGGGCCGATTCGACGGACGTCAGAGTGGGTTGTGAACACGGTGCGTGCGGAGCGTGTACCGTCGAGGTAGATGGAAAGAACGTGAAATCGTGTATGCTCTTTGCCGTTCAGGCCGACGGTTCTGACGTTCTGACGTCGACGGGTCTCAACGAAGACGATGGGCTGGGTCCGATTCAGGAGGCCTTCCACGAAAACCACGCGCTTCAGTGCGGATTTTGCACGAGCGGGTTCATCATGGCGACGAAGGAGTTGTTGGAGAAAAATCCCGATCCCGACCGCGAGGAGATCGTCGATGGTCTCTCGGACAACATTTGTCGGTGTACAGGATACGTGAACATCATCAAAGCGGTGGAGGACGCCGCCGACCGAATGGATACGGTAAGCCAGGCTACGGGTGACGACTAA
- a CDS encoding methyl-accepting chemotaxis protein has translation MFPGNDVRLTEHQYSNGLAGAAVDRSVSERKSSAVVRADGGRVETDTSTDGRLGGTTAPLSIHDVLDVLPMPVFVLDANHTVVAWNAAIEALYGRPRERVLGSDEYVGRDENGDPVPTLADKIVESPRTVPDFDGAEAYNSPYMDGHVYTGTATIQTASGDVRHFRLIGVPVFRGDEVIGVVQQFEDRTDVVRRQRSTEDAVEEVMATLRRIGEGDLSARAELSDEQRRHTDDYLLDVVEGINENAEALESLVDEVRRSTETLTDRTREIADRTESISALASRQNGTLERTANEVSNFSASMEEVAATADSVAEAAENAQRAASRGQQSGEQAREAIDAMTEQGEQLLEVVGRLESRVNEVDRIVDVIDEIADQTNILALNATIQAARTGEESDGFAVVAHEVKQLAEETKSRTDEIATRIDDVQTYTRQTSEAVEDTDRHIERSTETIDEALVALDQNAAAITDIADSIQEVAETNDHQASTAENVASAIEEVRDRASEIESASEEITDLVSEQRDTTDSLSEQVMEISTGGSRR, from the coding sequence ATGTTTCCCGGTAACGACGTTCGACTGACCGAACACCAGTACTCGAACGGCCTCGCTGGAGCCGCGGTGGACCGGTCCGTTTCCGAGCGGAAGTCGTCCGCTGTGGTCCGTGCGGATGGCGGACGGGTCGAGACCGATACCTCCACCGACGGCCGGCTCGGCGGGACGACTGCTCCTCTCAGTATTCACGACGTGTTAGACGTCCTCCCGATGCCCGTCTTCGTTCTCGATGCGAATCATACGGTCGTCGCCTGGAACGCGGCAATCGAAGCGCTGTACGGCCGACCGAGAGAACGGGTGCTCGGAAGCGACGAGTACGTCGGGCGCGACGAGAACGGCGATCCGGTTCCGACGCTTGCCGACAAAATCGTCGAATCGCCACGAACCGTTCCGGACTTCGACGGCGCAGAGGCGTACAACAGTCCCTACATGGACGGTCACGTCTACACGGGTACCGCCACGATCCAGACCGCAAGCGGCGATGTCCGTCACTTTCGGTTGATCGGCGTGCCGGTATTTCGCGGCGACGAGGTGATCGGCGTCGTCCAGCAGTTCGAAGATCGAACCGACGTCGTCCGCCGACAGCGGAGTACGGAGGACGCCGTAGAGGAGGTGATGGCGACGCTGAGACGTATCGGTGAAGGCGACCTTTCGGCGCGGGCCGAACTGTCGGACGAACAACGACGGCACACCGACGACTACTTGCTCGACGTGGTCGAGGGGATCAACGAGAACGCGGAGGCGCTCGAGTCGCTGGTCGACGAAGTACGGCGCTCGACGGAGACGTTGACCGACCGGACCCGCGAGATCGCGGATCGAACCGAGTCGATTTCGGCGTTAGCTTCGCGCCAAAACGGAACGTTAGAACGGACGGCCAACGAGGTGAGCAATTTCAGCGCCTCGATGGAAGAAGTGGCCGCGACAGCCGATTCCGTTGCGGAGGCCGCAGAAAACGCACAACGGGCTGCTTCACGCGGCCAGCAATCCGGCGAGCAGGCGAGAGAGGCGATCGACGCCATGACCGAACAGGGCGAGCAGCTACTCGAGGTAGTCGGACGACTCGAGTCGAGAGTGAACGAGGTCGATCGGATCGTCGACGTGATCGACGAAATCGCCGACCAGACGAACATTCTCGCACTCAACGCGACGATCCAGGCCGCCAGAACCGGCGAGGAGTCCGACGGATTCGCCGTCGTCGCACACGAGGTCAAACAATTGGCCGAGGAGACGAAGTCGAGGACCGACGAAATTGCAACTCGCATCGACGACGTGCAGACGTACACGCGACAGACGTCAGAGGCGGTCGAGGACACCGATCGCCACATCGAACGGAGCACCGAGACGATCGACGAAGCGCTCGTCGCGCTCGATCAGAACGCGGCCGCCATCACGGACATCGCCGACAGCATTCAAGAAGTCGCGGAAACCAACGATCACCAGGCCTCGACCGCCGAAAACGTCGCGTCCGCTATCGAGGAGGTACGTGACAGAGCTAGCGAGATCGAGTCCGCGAGCGAAGAGATCACCGACCTGGTCAGCGAGCAGCGAGATACGACCGACTCCCTCTCGGAGCAAGTTATGGAGATCAGCACCGGCGGCTCGCGGCGATAG
- a CDS encoding fumarylacetoacetate hydrolase family protein, whose translation MKLATFEPPEEACLDQRVGCYDDDAETLVDVTAAYATLLANRGEQCPNEIARAHAPTDMIAFLERGERATDAAEEAIEFVRETGGGTGIDGRRLAYDLDEVSLLSPVPNPTSLRDYMVVEEHVRNALGDDIPEEWFELPVYYKADSNCIGHPDQDIEWPSYTEEMDYELELAAVIGKEGRDIAAENADEYIAGYTIYNDLSARDMQFREMEVNLGPSKGKDFNGSNVLGPFLVTPNSIRIDDVRMTARVNGEVWSEGTLGAMQHSFAEMIEHTSQSQYLYPGDVLGSGTIGMGCGLEMDRYLSRGDTVELEVEGIGTLRNRIVEL comes from the coding sequence ATGAAACTCGCAACTTTTGAACCCCCGGAAGAGGCTTGTCTCGATCAGCGCGTCGGATGTTACGACGACGACGCGGAGACGCTAGTCGACGTGACCGCCGCGTACGCGACGTTGCTCGCGAATCGAGGGGAGCAGTGCCCCAACGAGATCGCACGGGCACACGCACCGACCGACATGATCGCGTTCTTAGAGCGCGGAGAGCGGGCGACGGACGCGGCCGAGGAGGCGATCGAGTTCGTCCGAGAAACCGGTGGCGGTACCGGAATCGACGGACGCAGACTCGCGTACGACCTCGACGAGGTGTCCCTCCTCAGTCCCGTTCCCAATCCGACGTCCCTTCGCGATTACATGGTCGTAGAAGAGCACGTTCGGAACGCACTCGGCGACGACATCCCGGAGGAGTGGTTCGAATTACCGGTGTACTACAAGGCGGACAGTAACTGTATCGGTCATCCCGACCAGGATATCGAGTGGCCGAGTTACACCGAGGAGATGGATTACGAGCTGGAACTCGCCGCGGTTATCGGGAAAGAGGGACGCGATATCGCCGCGGAAAACGCCGACGAGTACATCGCCGGCTACACCATCTACAACGATCTGAGCGCTCGAGATATGCAGTTCCGGGAGATGGAAGTAAATCTCGGTCCGTCCAAGGGGAAGGATTTCAACGGCTCGAACGTGCTGGGCCCCTTCCTCGTCACTCCGAATTCGATCCGGATAGACGACGTCCGGATGACGGCTCGCGTGAACGGCGAGGTCTGGTCGGAGGGGACGCTCGGAGCGATGCAACACTCGTTCGCGGAAATGATCGAACACACCTCCCAGAGTCAGTATCTCTACCCGGGCGACGTGCTCGGGAGCGGAACGATCGGGATGGGGTGTGGACTCGAAATGGATCGGTATCTCAGCCGCGGCGACACCGTCGAACTCGAGGTCGAAGGTATCGGCACGTTGCGAAACCGGATCGTCGAACTGTGA
- a CDS encoding VOC family protein has translation MIGTAHHYGVTVSNLDDVLPFYRDTLGLEVISEGHVERDTEDSEKFEHFVGVDGAVDVEVVFLDAGGCQIELLQYNHPPGDDAHGANNNDAGASHFCLEVDDIDAVYEELTDEGIEFIYEPITLSKGVRVAYMYDPEGNVVELSDRSRM, from the coding sequence ATGATTGGAACTGCACACCACTACGGCGTTACAGTATCGAATCTCGACGACGTGTTGCCGTTTTATCGCGATACCCTCGGCCTCGAGGTTATCTCTGAGGGGCACGTAGAACGCGACACGGAGGATAGCGAAAAGTTCGAACACTTCGTCGGCGTCGACGGCGCGGTCGACGTCGAGGTCGTTTTCCTCGATGCGGGCGGCTGTCAGATCGAGTTACTCCAGTACAACCATCCTCCGGGCGACGACGCTCACGGCGCGAACAACAACGATGCGGGCGCTTCGCACTTTTGTCTCGAGGTCGACGACATCGACGCAGTCTACGAGGAACTCACCGACGAGGGGATCGAATTCATCTACGAACCGATCACGCTCTCGAAAGGCGTTCGCGTGGCGTACATGTACGATCCGGAAGGCAACGTCGTGGAGCTCTCCGATCGGTCGCGGATGTGA
- a CDS encoding xanthine dehydrogenase family protein molybdopterin-binding subunit gives MSQAEESKAERIKEVEDQISNQPTPQNYVGSEVRRKEDEKILKDHREYVQDRNPPNAVHAAYVRSPHPHAEIKDIDTSAAEEHDECKLVMTVDDYRDAGYAPMLCGIQEWAEWPLADGKVTYVGQCVAMVVATDRYVAEDIADLVEVDYERLDPLVDVMEARDSDNVLYPELGPNAPSNVAFDETFELGEPDRVFEEADHVIEKEFDWESRASGVPLETPSALGTCNMNPEDGEEKFHVWSNQQLHTWADVAIYAALDQPREEVRVEVPLTAGGSYGTKHATVYRHAVLTAVASEMVGGNPVKYVEDRIEDLQGGDSASTDRHYKAKIAFTDDGEILANDFWLADNFGAFPRFICTNQVLKPLAIVNGPYDVEHARYEYEIVCTNKMPQTSYRGFGTPAHSWVWEMLMDEAADVLDMDPTEIRLKNFIDEEDMPYKTPSANVYGEGDYSKTVQKVWDLVEDEKDGGLLDPDRIEELREEGIYRGSGSALVLEPGLGCYDYHTRQFVPRDELATYYTPENRDFSDVVTMAEPLEAYIRTDGKVVVKISSDDQGQGHQTIASQMLADELGITPDDVVVPQQDNLDVASDVGSASSRMATVMSSAAIGLGEKLRGQLEELAADHWGVDVEQAEFDEGGVKLLSAEGVDPVDKRHAERLEQEFLTLTELVHIDKMMETGDSHFKPQAELKTYVYYEYPDVAYENKEYFEEAMIRKRPTYPSISFAANVPIVDVDVETGEIEIQKIYSVRDSGRIINPMIVEGQHHGGIMQGVGAALQEEFGYTEDGQPQSTTFFDMMLPSIENVPELEIEKQETWSVFSKSGAKGVGETGIMDIPASLAHSVNDALKPIDVTVEEMPMTPNRVRSWVRNSEDAPEPADD, from the coding sequence ATGAGCCAAGCAGAAGAATCCAAAGCTGAGCGGATAAAAGAGGTAGAGGACCAAATCTCGAACCAGCCGACGCCGCAGAACTACGTCGGCTCGGAGGTTCGACGAAAGGAAGACGAAAAAATACTGAAAGACCACCGGGAGTACGTTCAGGATCGAAATCCACCGAACGCGGTGCACGCAGCGTACGTTCGAAGTCCGCACCCTCACGCAGAAATCAAGGATATCGACACGAGCGCGGCGGAAGAACACGACGAGTGCAAACTCGTAATGACCGTCGACGACTACAGAGACGCCGGCTACGCGCCGATGCTCTGCGGTATCCAGGAGTGGGCGGAGTGGCCGCTGGCCGACGGAAAAGTGACGTACGTCGGACAGTGCGTCGCGATGGTCGTCGCGACCGACCGATACGTCGCTGAGGACATCGCGGATCTCGTCGAGGTCGACTACGAGCGTCTCGATCCCCTCGTCGACGTCATGGAAGCCAGGGATTCCGACAACGTGCTCTACCCGGAGCTGGGGCCAAACGCCCCCTCCAACGTCGCGTTCGATGAGACGTTCGAACTCGGCGAGCCCGACAGGGTGTTCGAGGAGGCTGATCACGTCATCGAAAAGGAGTTCGACTGGGAAAGCCGCGCGTCCGGGGTTCCTCTCGAGACGCCGTCGGCTCTCGGAACGTGCAACATGAATCCCGAGGACGGGGAGGAAAAATTCCACGTCTGGTCGAACCAGCAACTTCACACCTGGGCCGACGTCGCAATCTACGCCGCCCTCGATCAGCCGCGTGAAGAGGTTCGCGTCGAAGTTCCGTTGACCGCTGGTGGAAGTTACGGGACGAAACACGCGACCGTGTACCGTCACGCCGTGCTCACCGCCGTCGCCTCCGAGATGGTCGGCGGAAACCCGGTCAAGTACGTCGAAGATCGCATCGAGGACCTACAGGGCGGTGACAGCGCCTCGACCGATCGACACTACAAGGCGAAGATCGCGTTTACCGACGACGGTGAGATCCTGGCCAACGACTTCTGGCTCGCGGACAATTTCGGAGCGTTCCCGCGGTTCATCTGCACGAATCAGGTCCTGAAGCCCCTGGCCATCGTCAACGGTCCATACGACGTCGAGCACGCGCGCTACGAGTACGAGATCGTCTGTACGAACAAGATGCCCCAGACCTCCTACCGCGGCTTCGGAACGCCCGCACACAGCTGGGTGTGGGAGATGCTGATGGACGAAGCGGCGGACGTCCTCGATATGGATCCGACGGAGATCCGGCTGAAGAACTTCATCGACGAGGAGGACATGCCGTACAAGACGCCGTCGGCCAACGTCTACGGCGAAGGGGACTACTCGAAGACGGTCCAGAAAGTGTGGGATCTCGTCGAAGACGAGAAGGACGGTGGACTCCTCGATCCGGACCGGATCGAGGAGCTTCGTGAAGAGGGCATTTACCGCGGTTCCGGATCCGCGCTGGTGCTCGAGCCCGGTCTCGGCTGTTACGACTACCACACGCGCCAGTTCGTTCCGCGCGACGAGCTCGCGACGTACTACACCCCGGAGAACCGTGACTTCAGCGACGTCGTAACGATGGCGGAACCCCTCGAGGCCTACATTCGGACGGACGGAAAGGTCGTCGTGAAGATTTCGTCCGACGATCAGGGTCAGGGTCACCAGACCATCGCGTCGCAGATGTTGGCCGACGAGCTCGGGATCACGCCCGACGACGTCGTCGTCCCACAACAGGACAACCTCGACGTCGCCAGCGACGTCGGGAGCGCGTCGTCGCGCATGGCTACGGTCATGTCGAGTGCCGCGATCGGTCTCGGGGAAAAACTGCGCGGCCAGCTCGAGGAACTCGCGGCCGATCACTGGGGTGTCGATGTTGAGCAGGCCGAGTTCGACGAAGGCGGCGTCAAATTGCTCTCGGCCGAGGGCGTCGACCCGGTCGACAAGCGCCACGCCGAGCGTCTCGAGCAGGAGTTCCTGACGCTCACTGAGCTCGTTCACATCGACAAGATGATGGAAACCGGAGACTCCCACTTCAAGCCGCAGGCCGAACTCAAGACGTACGTGTACTACGAGTACCCGGACGTCGCCTACGAGAACAAGGAGTACTTCGAAGAAGCGATGATTCGAAAACGGCCCACGTATCCCAGCATCTCCTTCGCCGCTAACGTTCCGATCGTCGACGTCGACGTCGAAACCGGCGAGATCGAGATTCAGAAGATCTACTCCGTCCGCGACTCCGGACGCATCATCAATCCGATGATCGTCGAAGGCCAACACCACGGCGGTATCATGCAGGGTGTTGGTGCAGCCCTGCAAGAGGAGTTCGGGTACACCGAGGACGGTCAGCCGCAATCGACGACGTTCTTCGACATGATGCTGCCGAGCATCGAGAACGTTCCCGAACTCGAAATCGAAAAGCAGGAGACGTGGTCCGTGTTCTCGAAATCCGGCGCGAAAGGGGTCGGCGAAACCGGTATCATGGACATTCCCGCGAGTCTCGCACACAGCGTCAACGACGCGCTCAAGCCGATCGACGTCACCGTCGAAGAGATGCCGATGACGCCGAATCGTGTTCGAAGCTGGGTCAGAAACTCCGAAGACGCTCCCGAACCGGCAGACGACTAG
- a CDS encoding cupin domain-containing protein, producing MGNIVYDSDLVEQSISDGFHVTRIGRNDLMSIQRWVCDPGGSFPEHSHPHQQIGYVYRGEMHVSIDGEQYVLGPGDTYIVEGNETHAGTNEGDEPAEGVDIFSPPLKDSDWIG from the coding sequence ATGGGGAATATCGTTTACGACAGTGACCTGGTCGAGCAATCGATTTCGGACGGGTTTCACGTCACTCGAATCGGGCGGAACGATCTGATGAGCATCCAGCGCTGGGTGTGCGACCCCGGCGGATCGTTCCCCGAACATTCGCATCCACATCAGCAAATCGGCTACGTGTACAGGGGCGAAATGCACGTCTCCATCGACGGAGAGCAGTACGTTCTCGGTCCGGGTGATACCTACATCGTCGAGGGAAACGAGACCCACGCCGGAACTAACGAGGGCGACGAACCGGCCGAAGGCGTCGATATATTCAGTCCACCGCTGAAAGACTCCGACTGGATCGGCTGA
- a CDS encoding CoxG family protein, with protein sequence MSMIFDGEFETHRAPDELWTYFADPDIVADCAPGMEEMNHISDSEYEATITVGVGSVKPTFSVDATVLEMEEPEKLVMKAEGSGGRKGAFDAVSRMEMTESEDGGTILKWEAEANVSGIIASLGQRALGSVAERLIGQFFDCMEGKVEEGVDATPRMAPKPDVEADLD encoded by the coding sequence ATGAGTATGATATTCGACGGTGAGTTCGAGACTCACCGTGCTCCCGACGAACTGTGGACCTACTTCGCCGATCCCGATATCGTTGCGGACTGCGCGCCCGGAATGGAAGAGATGAACCACATCTCGGATTCGGAGTACGAGGCCACGATCACCGTCGGCGTCGGCAGCGTCAAACCAACGTTTTCGGTCGATGCGACCGTACTGGAGATGGAAGAGCCGGAAAAGTTGGTGATGAAAGCCGAGGGTAGCGGCGGGCGAAAAGGAGCGTTCGACGCCGTATCGAGGATGGAAATGACCGAAAGCGAGGACGGGGGAACGATTCTTAAGTGGGAGGCCGAAGCAAACGTTTCCGGTATCATCGCCAGTCTCGGCCAGCGTGCCCTCGGAAGCGTGGCGGAACGACTCATCGGTCAGTTCTTCGACTGCATGGAGGGGAAGGTGGAAGAAGGGGTGGATGCGACGCCTCGGATGGCACCGAAACCGGACGTCGAAGCCGATCTCGACTGA
- a CDS encoding FAD binding domain-containing protein, with translation MKSEPFVYHSPVSVEEVVSLMNEHDHAELVAGNQSLAIQMNNRLATPDHLIDLNDVDDLAYLDERDGAIEIGAMTTHNTIAESDVIDRKLPILSEAARQIAGPSVRNVGTLGGGIGEADPAGNYPTVLTALDATITLTSESGDRSVGVDDFFIAYMMTEVGENEMITGATVPTDPFPIGRTGMSFLELKRVSHTWPKLSAAGIVRVDDPTASEPTVEEARLTFANASDTPLRVEAAESAIEGTSLTDDALDEAAGIAMDSADPADEMQAEAEYKEEQVGIFTERALREAYDRALDQ, from the coding sequence ATGAAATCAGAACCGTTCGTGTATCATTCACCGGTATCGGTGGAGGAAGTCGTATCGTTGATGAACGAGCACGATCACGCCGAACTCGTCGCCGGGAATCAGTCGCTCGCGATCCAGATGAACAACCGATTAGCGACGCCGGATCACCTGATCGACCTCAACGACGTGGACGACCTCGCGTACCTCGACGAGCGTGACGGCGCGATCGAAATCGGTGCGATGACGACTCACAACACGATCGCAGAGTCGGACGTCATCGACCGAAAGTTGCCGATCCTCTCGGAGGCTGCACGGCAGATCGCCGGTCCGTCGGTCAGGAACGTGGGAACGCTGGGCGGCGGCATCGGCGAGGCCGATCCGGCGGGCAACTATCCGACCGTGCTGACCGCACTGGACGCGACGATCACGCTCACGTCGGAATCCGGCGATCGCTCCGTCGGCGTCGATGATTTCTTCATCGCGTACATGATGACCGAGGTCGGTGAGAACGAAATGATAACCGGTGCCACCGTTCCGACCGACCCGTTCCCGATTGGCCGGACCGGAATGTCTTTCCTCGAGCTCAAACGCGTTTCACACACCTGGCCCAAACTGAGCGCGGCAGGGATCGTCCGAGTTGACGATCCGACCGCGAGCGAGCCTACCGTCGAGGAGGCGCGTCTAACATTCGCCAACGCGTCGGACACGCCGCTTCGAGTCGAGGCAGCGGAGAGTGCGATCGAAGGAACGTCGCTGACCGACGATGCGCTCGACGAAGCAGCAGGGATCGCGATGGATAGCGCCGATCCGGCGGACGAGATGCAGGCCGAGGCCGAGTACAAGGAAGAACAGGTTGGTATCTTCACCGAGCGTGCGCTTCGAGAGGCGTACGACCGAGCTCTGGACCAGTAG